CAAGTAATAATTTCCACTGTGAAGTGTTAAATGCAGCTAAAGATTTTATAATATTATTTAAGTTAGAAAGATCTAGTTTTTCATAGTTTAATGCTATATCAGACAAAACTTCAATTCCACGAGTTTCTATGGCTGTTCCTACTATTGTATAGTAATCCCTAATAGCACTTACATATTCAGGAATATTATTTATCACCCTATATAAGGCAAACATTATAGGCAATGTTATAAGCATTGGCAAACAACCGGCTGTTTGGTTAGTTCCGTACCTTGCATATACAGCTTGAGTCTCTGCCTGTAATTTTCTCATTGATGCTTCGTCTTTTTTTCCCTTATATTTTTCTTGTATCTTTTGAATCTCCGGTGTTATTATTGCCTGTAATCTAGAAAATTTCTGTTGTTTAATTGTTAAGGGAAGCATTAATGTTTTTGTAATGAATGTAAATACTATAATAGATAACCCTATATTCTCTATACCGAATAAATTAAAAAAATTATAAATTGCATTCATTATTAAACCTAACAAGCTTGCAATTGGGTTCACTATTTTGCCGAATAAAAATATAACTTCCAATTTAAATCCTCCTTGGGGACGCTGATTGTAATAAAATTTCATCAGCATTTTTTAAGGCACCGGATCATATCCTCCCTTATGAAAAGGATGACATCTTAAAATACGCCTAACTGCCAAATACATTCCTTTTACTGCTCCATACTTTTCTAATGCTTCTATTGCATATGATGAACAAGTCGGAGTATATTTACAAACGGAAGTTCTTTTAAGAGGCGATATAAATTTCTTATAAAGACCTATTATAAAAATGAGAATTTTCTTAATCACTTTTTTTCCTTCTTTTAATTAAAAAACTATCTTAAGATTCATGCCTTATCAATATACCATGTAATTTCATAAGGT
This genomic interval from Herbinix luporum contains the following:
- the yidD gene encoding membrane protein insertion efficiency factor YidD; protein product: MIKKILIFIIGLYKKFISPLKRTSVCKYTPTCSSYAIEALEKYGAVKGMYLAVRRILRCHPFHKGGYDPVP